One segment of Rosa chinensis cultivar Old Blush chromosome 6, RchiOBHm-V2, whole genome shotgun sequence DNA contains the following:
- the LOC112172213 gene encoding DNA-directed RNA polymerase III subunit rpc6 isoform X1 — MLLSNMLYELIWGLFGIHGSGFRDFLLKPELLRAIVGSGFEHPSEGMSRSQEPSALKRKRSDSQSGSLTEHESKLYDAIRSKADMGMSVPDLRRETGLQNNLFTKAIKTLQAKQLIKEVKNFENKTRKHYMATEFEPSKEITGGAWYDNGQLDTEFIKVVKRGVVKVIHDQEIATLEEISHAIRMKKLLTVNLSAQELKQVLGALVLDNEVQKVESTDTGDFVGAKARKDCYKCCKRGEPNLASMASIPCGVCPRINQCTPDGIISPTTCEYFKKLLDF, encoded by the exons ATGTTACTTTCCAATATGTTGTACGAATTGATATGGGGCCTATTCGGCATCCATGGTTCGGGTTTCAGAGACTTCCTGTTGAAACCGGAGCTGCTTCGAGCCATTGTGGGTTCTGGATTCGAACATCCATCTGAAG GAATGAGCAGATCACAAGAGCCTTCAGCCCTTAAACGGAAGCGCTCGGACTCGCAATCCGGGTCTTTGACAGAGCATGAAAGCAAACTCTATGATGCCATCCGCAGCAAGGCAGATATGGGCATGTCTGTACCAGACTTGAGGCGAGAAACAGGACTCCAGAACAATTTATTTACCAAGGCCATCAAAACACTTCAAGCCAAACAACTGATAAAAGAggttaaaaattttgaaaacaaGACGAGGAAACATTACATGGCTACAGAGTTTGAGCCCTCGAAGGAGATAACTGGTGGTGCTTGGTATGATAATGGACAGCTTGATACTGAGTTTATAAAGGTTGTAAAACGTGGGGTTGTGAAGGTCATTCATGATCAGGAGATTGCCACCTTGGAGGAAATTTCACATGCAATTAGGATGAAGAAGTTACTAACTGTTAACTTATCCGCACAGGAATTGAAACAGGTTCTTGGGGCTTTGGTTTTGGACAATGAGGTCCAGAAGGTGGAGAGCACTGATACGGGGGACTTTGTCGGTGCTAAAGCTAGGAAAGATTGTTATAAGTGCTGCAAGAGAGGGGAACCAAACTTAGCATCCATGGCTTCCATTCCATGCGGAGTCTGTCCGCGTATTAATCAATGTACCCCAGATGGCATTATTTCCCCAACCACCTGTGAATACTTCAAAAAATTGTTGGATTTCTGA
- the LOC112172213 gene encoding DNA-directed RNA polymerase III subunit rpc6 isoform X2, with the protein MSRSQEPSALKRKRSDSQSGSLTEHESKLYDAIRSKADMGMSVPDLRRETGLQNNLFTKAIKTLQAKQLIKEVKNFENKTRKHYMATEFEPSKEITGGAWYDNGQLDTEFIKVVKRGVVKVIHDQEIATLEEISHAIRMKKLLTVNLSAQELKQVLGALVLDNEVQKVESTDTGDFVGAKARKDCYKCCKRGEPNLASMASIPCGVCPRINQCTPDGIISPTTCEYFKKLLDF; encoded by the coding sequence ATGAGCAGATCACAAGAGCCTTCAGCCCTTAAACGGAAGCGCTCGGACTCGCAATCCGGGTCTTTGACAGAGCATGAAAGCAAACTCTATGATGCCATCCGCAGCAAGGCAGATATGGGCATGTCTGTACCAGACTTGAGGCGAGAAACAGGACTCCAGAACAATTTATTTACCAAGGCCATCAAAACACTTCAAGCCAAACAACTGATAAAAGAggttaaaaattttgaaaacaaGACGAGGAAACATTACATGGCTACAGAGTTTGAGCCCTCGAAGGAGATAACTGGTGGTGCTTGGTATGATAATGGACAGCTTGATACTGAGTTTATAAAGGTTGTAAAACGTGGGGTTGTGAAGGTCATTCATGATCAGGAGATTGCCACCTTGGAGGAAATTTCACATGCAATTAGGATGAAGAAGTTACTAACTGTTAACTTATCCGCACAGGAATTGAAACAGGTTCTTGGGGCTTTGGTTTTGGACAATGAGGTCCAGAAGGTGGAGAGCACTGATACGGGGGACTTTGTCGGTGCTAAAGCTAGGAAAGATTGTTATAAGTGCTGCAAGAGAGGGGAACCAAACTTAGCATCCATGGCTTCCATTCCATGCGGAGTCTGTCCGCGTATTAATCAATGTACCCCAGATGGCATTATTTCCCCAACCACCTGTGAATACTTCAAAAAATTGTTGGATTTCTGA
- the LOC112172376 gene encoding DNA-directed RNA polymerase III subunit rpc6 isoform X1: MLLSNMLYELIWGLFGIHGSGFRDFLLKPELLRAIVGSGFEHPSEGMSRSQEPSALKRKRSDSQSGSLTEHESKLYDAIRSKADMGMSVPDLRRETGLQNNLFTKAIKTLQAKQLIKEVKNFENKTRKHYMATEFEPSKEITGGAWYDNGQLDTEFIKVVKRGVVKVIHDQEIATLEEISHAIRMKKLLTVNLSAQELKQVLGALVLDNEVQKVESTDTGDFVGAKARKDCYKCCKRGEPNLASMASIPCGVCPRINQCTPYGIISPTTCEYFKKLLDF; this comes from the exons ATGTTACTTTCCAATATGTTGTACGAATTGATATGGGGCCTATTCGGCATCCATGGTTCGGGTTTCAGAGACTTCCTGTTGAAACCGGAGCTGCTTCGAGCCATTGTGGGTTCTGGATTCGAACATCCATCTGAAG GAATGAGCAGATCACAAGAGCCTTCAGCCCTTAAACGGAAGCGCTCGGACTCGCAATCCGGGTCTTTGACAGAGCATGAAAGCAAACTCTATGATGCCATCCGCAGCAAGGCAGATATGGGCATGTCTGTACCAGACTTGAGGCGAGAAACAGGACTCCAGAACAATTTATTTACCAAGGCCATCAAAACACTTCAAGCCAAACAACTGATAAAAGAggttaaaaattttgaaaacaaGACGAGGAAACATTACATGGCTACAGAGTTTGAGCCCTCGAAGGAGATAACTGGTGGTGCTTGGTATGATAATGGACAGCTTGATACTGAGTTTATAAAGGTTGTAAAACGTGGGGTTGTGAAGGTCATTCATGATCAGGAGATTGCCACCTTGGAGGAAATTTCACATGCAATTAGGATGAAGAAGTTACTAACTGTTAACTTATCCGCACAGGAATTGAAACAGGTTCTTGGGGCTTTGGTTTTGGACAATGAGGTCCAGAAGGTGGAGAGCACTGATACGGGGGACTTTGTCGGTGCTAAAGCTAGGAAAGATTGTTATAAGTGCTGCAAGAGAGGGGAACCAAACTTAGCATCCATGGCTTCCATTCCATGCGGAGTCTGTCCGCGTATTAATCAATGTACCCCATATGGCATTATTTCCCCAACCACCTGTGAATACTTCAAAAAATTGTTGGATTTCTGA
- the LOC112172376 gene encoding DNA-directed RNA polymerase III subunit rpc6 isoform X2: MSRSQEPSALKRKRSDSQSGSLTEHESKLYDAIRSKADMGMSVPDLRRETGLQNNLFTKAIKTLQAKQLIKEVKNFENKTRKHYMATEFEPSKEITGGAWYDNGQLDTEFIKVVKRGVVKVIHDQEIATLEEISHAIRMKKLLTVNLSAQELKQVLGALVLDNEVQKVESTDTGDFVGAKARKDCYKCCKRGEPNLASMASIPCGVCPRINQCTPYGIISPTTCEYFKKLLDF, encoded by the coding sequence ATGAGCAGATCACAAGAGCCTTCAGCCCTTAAACGGAAGCGCTCGGACTCGCAATCCGGGTCTTTGACAGAGCATGAAAGCAAACTCTATGATGCCATCCGCAGCAAGGCAGATATGGGCATGTCTGTACCAGACTTGAGGCGAGAAACAGGACTCCAGAACAATTTATTTACCAAGGCCATCAAAACACTTCAAGCCAAACAACTGATAAAAGAggttaaaaattttgaaaacaaGACGAGGAAACATTACATGGCTACAGAGTTTGAGCCCTCGAAGGAGATAACTGGTGGTGCTTGGTATGATAATGGACAGCTTGATACTGAGTTTATAAAGGTTGTAAAACGTGGGGTTGTGAAGGTCATTCATGATCAGGAGATTGCCACCTTGGAGGAAATTTCACATGCAATTAGGATGAAGAAGTTACTAACTGTTAACTTATCCGCACAGGAATTGAAACAGGTTCTTGGGGCTTTGGTTTTGGACAATGAGGTCCAGAAGGTGGAGAGCACTGATACGGGGGACTTTGTCGGTGCTAAAGCTAGGAAAGATTGTTATAAGTGCTGCAAGAGAGGGGAACCAAACTTAGCATCCATGGCTTCCATTCCATGCGGAGTCTGTCCGCGTATTAATCAATGTACCCCATATGGCATTATTTCCCCAACCACCTGTGAATACTTCAAAAAATTGTTGGATTTCTGA